The Bacillus sp. Bos-x628 genome segment CAATTTAAAAAATCAAATGGACAATACGACTTCAACAAAATGTTTGATACGGTTGGACAAATGATGAATGCGATGAACCAAGTCGGATCTTTAGCCAAAGGGTTTACAAGCATCTTTAAAACGTAGCAAAACCCAATAGAAGCATCTATTGGGTTGTTAGCTTTGGTGCGGTCACAATGAGGGATTGATTTTTCCATACACTTTTCATGTTTGTTTCATCTATTTTGGCAGGCATTAAAATGGTTTTGGTAAAGCTGGAATAGGAAGAGGTCATGTCTGTTTTGATTTTCTCCTGCACAGATAGGTGTAAATATTGGGACTTTACCTCAAGAGCAATATCGCCTTCGACAAAATGATCTGGAAATTGAATCTCGATATACACAAAGTGATCGTCTTCTGCCACATTGGTTGCAATGGAGGCAAGAGAATGGGACGTAGTCATGAGTGCCTCTGCACTATTTAAAATCTTGTGAAACGGGGAGGAAGCAAAAAACTGTTCGATGGCTTCATATAAGATATCTTCATTTTTCAATAAATCATATTTCTTTTTGTCTTCTTGTTCCATTTCAAATCACCTCTCATTTATAACCTATGCAAAAAAGGCTCAGGCGGTTATCAATTGAAGGAAGGAAAAAATTATGATTAAATAGTATCGAATGAAGCAAATGGTATAAATGTACCATCATACTATGAATAGAACTAGGAGCAAAGCTTGAAGGGAGCAAAATGACATTGCTGAAAAAATTATTCGCTTTCGGAAAAAAACAAGAAGATGCGAAGGAAGAAGTTATCTATTCTCCGGTTGATGGAGAATTAATGGATATGACTGACGTCCCAGACCCAGTATTTTCTCAAAAAATGATGGGGGACGGTGTGGCAGTAAAACCAAGCAATGGTGAAATTGTGTCACCAGTAGAAGGTGAAATTATTCAACTCTTCCATACGAAACATGCAATTGGTATTCGAACACTTTCAGGGCTTGAGCTTCTTATTCATATCGGACTTGAAACAGTTGGATTAAATGGTGAAGGATTTAAGGCGCACATGAAAGAAGGGGATAAAGTAAAGATCGGTGATCCTCTAATGTCATGTGATTTAGATCTTATTGAAGAGAAAGCGGCAAGTACAGTGACACCAATTGTCATTATGAATGG includes the following:
- a CDS encoding PTS glucose transporter subunit IIA, yielding MLKKLFAFGKKQEDAKEEVIYSPVDGELMDMTDVPDPVFSQKMMGDGVAVKPSNGEIVSPVEGEIIQLFHTKHAIGIRTLSGLELLIHIGLETVGLNGEGFKAHMKEGDKVKIGDPLMSCDLDLIEEKAASTVTPIVIMNGDMIERLDKEPKGTVSKQTSKLFTIKVK
- a CDS encoding Hsp20/alpha crystallin family protein gives rise to the protein MEQEDKKKYDLLKNEDILYEAIEQFFASSPFHKILNSAEALMTTSHSLASIATNVAEDDHFVYIEIQFPDHFVEGDIALEVKSQYLHLSVQEKIKTDMTSSYSSFTKTILMPAKIDETNMKSVWKNQSLIVTAPKLTTQ